In Sphingobium amiense, a genomic segment contains:
- a CDS encoding DUF2271 domain-containing protein, which translates to MSISHRLILTGTAALGAAATPAGAQTMTVSIGIPRLSVAEYHRPYVAIWVEKEGAAPRTLSVWYDNDKKNGEGTKWLRDVRQWWRASGRTISFPADGVTGATRAPGDQKIAFTAGKGPLGALSPGNYTLLVEAAREVGGREVLRLPFVWPPKPGATVNVKGSTELGAVALTFGK; encoded by the coding sequence ATGTCCATCAGCCATCGCCTGATCCTGACCGGCACGGCGGCGCTTGGAGCGGCGGCAACGCCCGCTGGCGCGCAGACGATGACCGTCAGCATCGGCATCCCGCGCCTGTCGGTCGCGGAATATCACCGCCCCTATGTCGCGATCTGGGTTGAAAAGGAGGGCGCGGCCCCGCGCACCCTGTCGGTCTGGTACGATAATGACAAAAAGAACGGCGAAGGCACCAAATGGCTGCGCGACGTCAGGCAATGGTGGCGCGCTTCGGGAAGGACGATCAGCTTTCCCGCCGATGGCGTGACCGGCGCGACGCGCGCGCCGGGCGATCAGAAGATCGCCTTCACCGCTGGCAAAGGTCCATTGGGCGCGTTGTCGCCGGGCAACTATACGCTGCTGGTCGAAGCAGCGCGCGAAGTCGGCGGGCGGGAAGTGCTGCGGCTGCCCTTCGTCTGGCCGCCAAAGCCCGGCGCGACAGTGAACGTCAAGGGAAGCACGGAACTGGGCGCGGTGGCGCTGACCTTCGGCAAATGA
- a CDS encoding FAD:protein FMN transferase, with translation MGTSWSAQIVDPPEECAATIETVLARVIDQMSNWEADSAISRFNRTPVGEWMALPRDMLTVLGAALEVARLSDGAFDPAVGRMVAAWGFGPGTADAAPATGRAHPWTAIEMGDERARRLADVALDFSGIAKGFAVDAVAEALRGIGVDNGLVEIGGELRGIGVKPDIQPWWVDMETPPDIAVPPLRVALSGLAVATSGDYRRFRVAQGRRLSHNIDPATGEPVVDSLASVTVLHDSAMMADAWATAILVSGAGRGMALAQRHGLAARLIERAPLPREHLSPALAAMLD, from the coding sequence ATGGGGACGAGCTGGTCCGCGCAGATCGTCGATCCGCCGGAAGAATGCGCCGCGACGATCGAAACCGTGCTGGCGCGCGTCATCGACCAGATGAGCAACTGGGAAGCGGACTCGGCGATCAGCCGGTTCAACCGGACGCCGGTCGGGGAATGGATGGCGCTCCCCCGCGACATGCTGACGGTATTGGGAGCGGCGCTGGAGGTCGCGCGGCTTTCGGATGGCGCGTTCGATCCCGCAGTGGGGCGGATGGTCGCTGCATGGGGGTTTGGGCCGGGGACGGCCGATGCAGCGCCCGCCACGGGACGGGCGCATCCATGGACCGCGATCGAAATGGGCGACGAACGGGCCAGACGTCTGGCCGATGTCGCGCTCGATTTTTCGGGCATCGCCAAGGGATTTGCCGTCGATGCCGTCGCCGAAGCGCTACGCGGCATCGGTGTCGACAATGGGCTGGTGGAGATCGGCGGCGAGCTGCGCGGGATCGGTGTGAAGCCCGACATCCAGCCCTGGTGGGTCGATATGGAAACGCCCCCCGACATCGCCGTCCCGCCGCTTCGCGTGGCGCTGAGCGGCCTCGCGGTGGCGACGTCGGGCGATTACCGGCGCTTTCGGGTGGCGCAGGGGCGGAGGCTGTCGCATAATATCGACCCTGCGACGGGAGAGCCTGTCGTCGATTCCCTCGCCTCCGTGACGGTGCTGCACGACAGCGCGATGATGGCCGATGCATGGGCGACCGCGATCCTCGTGTCGGGCGCAGGGCGCGGTATGGCGCTGGCCCAGCGGCACGGGCTGGCAGCGCGGCTGATCGAACGCGCGCCCCTGCCCCGCGAGCATCTCAGCCCGGCGCTCGCCGCGATGCTGGATTGA
- a CDS encoding NAD-glutamate dehydrogenase: MTALANAKNAQVDGKVLESLAQALSRGALPGESEGLDEAALRDAATFLARAAAGRKPGHSAVAVETLGEGATGRFMRLAIINDDMPFLVDSIANVLANADITIHRLLHPVLSVERSADGALTAILHDEAAGARRESMIYIEADRADAKARRTLEKALAETLADVRAAVADWSKMQAAMAADADMVPDEEGAALLRWFLARHFTQTGHEIVHRDGSSSQPLGICTRHDRPLIAPTSLDAAFQWFEEGKRTPLIIKASRLSRVHRSVLLDLIIIPLREGREVKALSIHAGMWTSSGLTATPDKVPLLRSALSSLMDKFGFDPQGHAGKALAHALTALPHDITIGFDRETLERLALTFMSLSDRPRPKLALATSPLARHLYAFVWLPRDELSTARRVSIQDMLALKSNGTVLSWSIALEEGGLALLRITLDLREGGVVPDDVALDRMLKQMVRGWIPAVEEALAATEEPGRAAALAQRFAGGFPLAYRNGAGPEEAAIDIRLIHGLAGDGDKSIRIYRNAEDKAERLRLKLYSHATVALSEVVPAFENFGFRVIEEMTTAIDNGALGYVQRFVLELPAGADADAVVGRAEVVTEAVAHVMEGRAENDRFNELIVTAGLSPRSVVLFRALYRYLRQAGVAYGMATFAETLRKAQGVATNLVTLFEALHDPAARDGAADRIAAAQAEIDAGLEQVTAIDEDRVLRLLRAVITATLRTNFFGDAAREAIAFKLDSAQVPGLPAPLPWREIWVYSPRVEGIHLRAGPVARGGLRWSDRRDDFRTEILGLMKAQRVKNAVIVPTGAKGGFYPKQLPNPQADRDAWLAEGTESYRIFIRALLSVTDNIVKNRVRHPAQVVVHDGDDPYFVVAADKGTATFSDVANAIALERDFWLGDAFASGGSNGYDHKAMGITARGAWISVQRHFAEMGVDVQSEPVSVVGCGDMSGDVFGNGMLLSKAIRLVAAFDHRHIFFDPSPDPAKSWEERNRMFALPRSSWDDYDKSLISKGGGVFPRSLKRIALSDEMRAVLDVTDTEMEPTALISAILKAPADLLWFGGIGTYVKSTAQSHGDVGDPANDRLRVNAEQLRVKVVGEGANLGVTQAGRIAFSLKGGRINTDFIDNSAGVDCSDNEVNIKIALNKEMAEGRLPFEKRNALLGSMTDAVADIVLEDNRLQALGLSIAEAGGAASLASYVRLIETFEESGRLDRQVEGLAANDQLLRRGQDGQGLTRPELAVLLSTAKLALQDAIEHGDLSTDESMAAELMAAFPPAMQKKEADAIGGHALRKEIIATKVANRIVNRLGLIHPFELAEEEGCSLADLASAFLIAERLYDIGSLWADIDAADMSEAARLALFSDIADGMRAQIADILRALPAGSLPGEGQAKLAAGVGKLAAKVDDLLTSEAQRRSNGVVERLLGLGAPEALAHRTAGLFKLDGAVGIAALADRLGVDEIALTRAFTHLGEAVGIDWVQSAAARMEPTDPWERLLISGVARDMQQVRLDFLALSKGKDVATHVEDWLKAKGNRVRQFRTLVQRAKAAATPNVAMLAEIAGQARGLLAR, from the coding sequence ATGACGGCGCTGGCGAACGCGAAGAATGCGCAGGTTGATGGCAAGGTTCTGGAGTCTCTGGCGCAGGCGCTGAGCCGTGGCGCATTGCCGGGCGAGAGCGAGGGATTGGACGAGGCGGCGCTCAGGGACGCGGCGACCTTCCTCGCCCGCGCCGCAGCCGGCCGCAAGCCCGGCCACAGCGCCGTCGCGGTCGAAACGCTGGGCGAAGGCGCGACAGGGCGCTTCATGCGGCTGGCGATCATCAACGATGACATGCCCTTCCTCGTCGATTCGATTGCCAATGTGCTGGCGAACGCGGACATCACGATCCATCGGCTGCTGCATCCCGTCCTGTCGGTGGAACGATCCGCAGACGGGGCGCTGACAGCCATTCTCCACGACGAGGCGGCGGGCGCGCGGCGGGAATCGATGATCTATATCGAAGCCGACCGGGCCGACGCCAAGGCGCGGCGGACGCTGGAAAAGGCGCTGGCGGAAACGCTGGCGGACGTGCGCGCCGCGGTGGCCGACTGGTCGAAGATGCAGGCCGCGATGGCCGCGGACGCAGACATGGTTCCCGATGAGGAAGGCGCGGCGCTGCTGCGCTGGTTCCTTGCGCGGCATTTCACCCAGACCGGCCACGAGATCGTGCATCGCGACGGCAGCAGCAGTCAGCCGCTCGGCATCTGCACCCGGCATGACAGGCCGCTGATCGCGCCAACATCGCTGGACGCGGCCTTCCAGTGGTTCGAGGAAGGCAAGCGCACGCCGCTCATCATCAAGGCGAGCCGCCTTTCGCGCGTTCATCGCAGCGTATTGCTCGACCTCATCATCATTCCGCTGCGTGAGGGCCGGGAGGTGAAGGCGCTGTCGATCCACGCGGGCATGTGGACGAGTTCGGGCCTGACCGCGACGCCGGACAAGGTGCCGCTGCTGCGGTCGGCGCTCTCGTCCCTGATGGACAAGTTCGGCTTCGATCCGCAGGGCCATGCGGGCAAGGCGCTGGCGCATGCGCTGACCGCCCTGCCGCACGACATCACCATCGGTTTCGACCGGGAGACGCTGGAGCGGCTGGCGCTCACCTTCATGTCGCTCAGCGACCGGCCTCGTCCCAAGCTGGCGCTGGCAACGAGTCCGCTGGCGCGGCACCTCTACGCCTTCGTCTGGCTGCCGCGCGACGAACTGTCGACCGCGCGCCGCGTCAGCATTCAGGACATGCTGGCGCTCAAGAGCAACGGCACGGTGTTGAGCTGGTCGATCGCGCTGGAAGAAGGAGGACTGGCTCTGCTGCGCATCACGCTCGACCTGCGCGAAGGGGGTGTGGTGCCCGACGATGTGGCGCTCGACCGGATGCTGAAGCAGATGGTGCGCGGCTGGATACCGGCGGTCGAGGAAGCGCTCGCCGCGACCGAGGAGCCGGGCCGGGCCGCCGCGCTGGCGCAGCGTTTCGCGGGCGGCTTCCCCCTCGCCTACCGCAATGGCGCGGGGCCAGAGGAAGCGGCCATCGACATCCGGCTGATCCATGGCCTTGCAGGGGACGGCGACAAGTCGATCCGCATCTACCGCAATGCCGAGGACAAGGCCGAGCGCCTGCGCCTCAAACTCTACAGCCACGCGACCGTCGCCCTGTCCGAGGTCGTCCCGGCATTCGAGAATTTCGGCTTTCGCGTCATCGAGGAGATGACCACCGCCATCGACAATGGCGCGCTCGGCTATGTCCAGCGCTTCGTGCTGGAACTGCCCGCAGGGGCCGATGCCGACGCGGTCGTGGGCCGGGCCGAGGTCGTGACCGAAGCTGTCGCGCATGTGATGGAGGGCCGGGCGGAAAATGACCGCTTCAACGAACTGATCGTAACGGCGGGCCTTTCGCCCCGCTCGGTCGTGCTGTTCCGCGCGCTCTATCGCTACCTTCGGCAGGCGGGCGTCGCCTATGGCATGGCGACCTTTGCGGAGACGCTGCGCAAGGCGCAGGGCGTCGCGACGAACCTCGTCACCCTGTTCGAAGCGCTGCACGATCCTGCCGCGCGGGACGGCGCGGCGGACCGGATCGCAGCGGCGCAGGCGGAGATCGACGCGGGGCTGGAACAGGTCACGGCTATCGACGAAGACCGGGTGCTGCGCCTGCTGCGCGCCGTCATCACCGCTACGCTGCGCACCAACTTCTTCGGCGACGCGGCGCGGGAAGCGATCGCGTTCAAGCTGGACAGCGCGCAGGTGCCGGGCCTTCCCGCGCCCCTGCCCTGGCGCGAAATCTGGGTCTACAGCCCGCGTGTTGAGGGCATTCACCTGCGTGCGGGACCGGTGGCGCGCGGCGGCCTGCGCTGGTCGGACCGGCGCGACGATTTCCGCACCGAGATTCTCGGCCTCATGAAGGCGCAGCGGGTCAAGAACGCCGTCATCGTGCCGACCGGCGCGAAGGGCGGCTTCTATCCCAAGCAACTGCCCAATCCGCAGGCCGACCGCGACGCGTGGCTGGCGGAGGGCACCGAAAGCTACCGCATATTCATCCGGGCGCTGCTGTCGGTGACGGACAATATCGTCAAGAACAGGGTCAGGCATCCCGCACAGGTCGTGGTGCATGACGGCGACGATCCCTATTTCGTCGTCGCAGCGGACAAGGGCACGGCGACCTTCTCCGATGTCGCCAATGCCATCGCGCTGGAGCGCGACTTCTGGCTGGGCGATGCTTTTGCGAGCGGCGGCTCCAACGGATATGACCATAAGGCAATGGGCATCACCGCGCGCGGGGCGTGGATCAGCGTTCAGCGCCACTTCGCCGAGATGGGCGTCGATGTGCAGAGCGAGCCGGTCAGCGTGGTCGGCTGCGGCGACATGTCGGGCGACGTGTTCGGCAACGGCATGCTGCTCAGCAAGGCGATCCGGCTGGTGGCGGCCTTCGACCACCGCCATATCTTCTTCGACCCCTCGCCCGATCCGGCGAAAAGCTGGGAGGAGCGTAACCGCATGTTTGCGCTGCCCCGGTCGAGCTGGGACGATTATGACAAGTCATTGATTTCCAAGGGCGGCGGCGTCTTCCCCCGCAGCCTCAAGCGCATTGCGCTGTCCGACGAGATGCGCGCCGTGCTGGACGTGACGGACACGGAGATGGAGCCGACCGCTCTCATTTCCGCGATCCTGAAAGCGCCTGCCGACCTGCTCTGGTTCGGTGGCATCGGCACCTATGTCAAATCGACGGCACAGAGCCATGGCGATGTCGGCGATCCCGCCAACGACCGCCTGCGCGTCAATGCCGAACAGTTGCGCGTCAAGGTGGTGGGCGAAGGCGCCAATCTGGGCGTCACGCAGGCCGGACGCATCGCCTTTTCGCTGAAAGGCGGTCGGATCAACACCGACTTCATCGACAACAGCGCAGGCGTCGACTGTTCGGACAATGAAGTGAACATCAAGATCGCGCTCAACAAGGAAATGGCCGAAGGCCGCCTGCCCTTCGAAAAGCGCAATGCGCTGCTGGGCAGTATGACCGATGCCGTCGCCGACATCGTGCTGGAGGATAACCGGCTTCAGGCGCTGGGCCTCTCCATCGCCGAAGCGGGCGGCGCGGCCAGCCTCGCCAGCTATGTGCGCCTGATCGAGACGTTCGAGGAGAGCGGGCGGCTGGACCGGCAGGTCGAAGGGCTGGCGGCGAACGACCAGTTGCTGCGGCGCGGACAGGACGGTCAGGGGCTGACGCGGCCCGAGCTTGCAGTGCTGCTGTCGACCGCCAAGCTCGCGCTACAGGACGCCATAGAGCATGGCGACCTGTCCACCGACGAGAGCATGGCCGCCGAACTGATGGCTGCCTTCCCGCCTGCGATGCAGAAGAAGGAAGCCGACGCGATCGGGGGTCATGCGCTGCGCAAGGAGATCATCGCCACCAAAGTCGCGAACCGGATCGTCAACCGCCTCGGCCTTATCCATCCGTTCGAACTGGCGGAGGAAGAAGGCTGCTCGCTCGCCGACCTCGCCAGCGCGTTCCTGATCGCCGAACGGCTCTACGACATCGGATCGCTGTGGGCGGACATCGACGCGGCGGACATGTCGGAGGCGGCACGGCTGGCGCTGTTCAGCGACATTGCGGACGGGATGCGTGCGCAGATCGCCGACATATTGCGCGCCCTGCCGGCGGGCAGCCTGCCGGGTGAAGGGCAGGCCAAGCTGGCGGCCGGCGTCGGCAAGCTGGCGGCGAAGGTCGACGACCTGCTGACCAGCGAGGCGCAGCGGCGGTCCAACGGCGTGGTCGAGCGGCTGCTGGGCCTTGGCGCACCGGAGGCGCTGGCGCATCGCACCGCGGGCCTGTTCAAACTGGACGGCGCGGTCGGCATCGCCGCGTTGGCGGATCGGCTGGGCGTCGACGAGATCGCGCTGACGCGGGCCTTCACCCATCTGGGCGAAGCGGTCGGCATCGACTGGGTCCAGTCCGCTGCCGCGCGCATGGAGCCCACCGATCCGTGGGAGCGGCTGCTCATTTCCGGCGTGGCGCGGGACATGCAGCAGGTCCGGCTCGACTTCCTCGCGCTCAGCAAGGGCAAGGATGTCGCGACCCATGTCGAAGACTGGCTGAAGGCGAAGGGCAACCGGGTGCGGCAGTTCCGCACGCTGGTTCAGCGGGCGAAAGCGGCGGCGACGCCCAATGTTGCGATGCTGGCGGAAATCGCGGGACAGGCGCGAGGCCTGCTGGCGCGCTGA
- a CDS encoding rolling circle replication-associated protein produces the protein MTLTLKQGIAGVGGFAGRYQKIDMYEARKNFRHFMNLLNRQVYGKATARYGKRINVLPVIEGGNGVRVHYHLILDCPRPELELEYPAMIRDCWSRTPWGYNEIHIQSLCDEGWVSYISKLQSKVVYDESFDWENSHLS, from the coding sequence GTGACCCTGACCCTGAAACAGGGGATCGCGGGTGTCGGTGGTTTTGCTGGTCGGTATCAGAAGATCGACATGTACGAAGCTAGGAAGAATTTCCGTCACTTCATGAACCTTCTGAACCGTCAGGTTTATGGGAAGGCTACTGCTCGGTACGGGAAACGGATCAACGTCCTTCCGGTGATCGAGGGAGGGAACGGTGTCCGTGTCCACTACCATCTGATTCTCGATTGTCCCCGGCCGGAACTGGAACTGGAATATCCTGCGATGATCCGCGACTGCTGGTCTCGGACCCCGTGGGGATACAACGAGATTCACATCCAATCCCTCTGTGACGAGGGATGGGTGTCCTACATTAGCAAGCTACAGAGTAAGGTCGTTTACGATGAATCGTTCGACTGGGAAAACTCTCACCTGAGTTGA
- a CDS encoding MlaA family lipoprotein, which yields MLLPAVAAGMMIIGGVQAEAGAAPPVVATIPPAATPASPPAAQGDQPQDIVVTGEKGAPQRDPLEQLNAKSFEAVQSVDKAVVEPVAKAYNKGLPRPVRKGLRNFFSNLGEPIVFAAYLLQFKPGKAMETAGRFGINTTLGLAGFVDVAKRKPFHLPYRPNGLANTLGFYGVKPGPYFYLPIVGPTTLRDIIGDTVDKMILPFVVGSPFNKPSVVIPATILNQLGERAAFDETIREIRKEEDPYAVYRDLYLKQRQAEIDALHGRAPAEPVVPIYGEGLRTPGKKDAPKVVIPDPDDAPADDQP from the coding sequence ATGCTGTTACCGGCCGTCGCCGCAGGAATGATGATCATAGGCGGCGTTCAGGCCGAGGCCGGAGCAGCGCCTCCGGTTGTGGCGACCATACCGCCCGCAGCAACGCCTGCGTCACCGCCCGCCGCGCAGGGCGATCAGCCGCAGGACATCGTCGTCACCGGCGAAAAGGGCGCGCCGCAGCGCGACCCCCTCGAACAGCTCAACGCCAAGAGTTTCGAGGCGGTGCAGTCGGTGGACAAGGCGGTGGTGGAGCCGGTCGCGAAGGCGTACAACAAGGGTCTTCCGCGCCCCGTGCGCAAGGGGCTGCGCAACTTCTTCTCCAACCTTGGCGAACCGATCGTGTTCGCGGCCTATCTGCTCCAGTTCAAGCCGGGCAAGGCGATGGAGACGGCGGGGCGCTTCGGCATCAACACGACGCTGGGGCTGGCGGGCTTCGTCGATGTCGCCAAGCGCAAGCCCTTCCATTTGCCCTACCGGCCTAACGGTCTCGCCAACACCCTGGGCTTCTATGGCGTCAAGCCCGGTCCCTATTTCTACCTGCCGATCGTCGGGCCGACCACGTTGCGCGACATCATCGGCGATACGGTGGACAAGATGATCCTGCCTTTCGTCGTGGGCTCGCCGTTCAACAAGCCGAGCGTCGTCATCCCCGCGACGATCCTCAACCAGTTGGGCGAGCGTGCGGCGTTCGACGAGACGATCCGCGAAATCCGCAAGGAAGAAGATCCCTACGCCGTCTATCGCGACCTTTACCTCAAGCAGCGGCAGGCGGAGATCGACGCCCTCCATGGCCGCGCGCCCGCCGAGCCGGTCGTGCCCATTTATGGCGAGGGACTGCGCACGCCCGGCAAGAAGGACGCGCCGAAAGTCGTGATTCCCGACCCCGACGACGCGCCCGCCGACGATCAGCCCTGA
- a CDS encoding PAS domain-containing protein, with protein MDILQERNADGDRDDLAYLDGEGVDPQPPSAISEERRMQVRAYNYWASLLGDRALPSIEDLSPDELEDFGPYAVLLDFSAGIDNPAIVYLGTALREECGVDGTIAYIDDVPARSLLSRLTDHYLQIIANAAPIGFEAEFVNQRNAEIMYRGILMPFSSDDETIDFVFGVINWKEVASHDMMQALEAEVGEALRTAPMPHSAVPIWADGPAGSMMADGEEDSLDELDLSGMECPQEDASLADWLALAREGAARVRISEARSHAALYRAVSLSYDFALVARARPADYAELLHDYGVKAQARSPMTAIIKLVFGATYDKTRITEYATALDHAMRRDLEVGTLAEYLGAYKGGLKALVSEERALRRSHQTAKPDRATVARRAMRAAPPLAAAAIGTDEDGLAVVVARREADGSLSIVAALPEGSDLGRKVMIASAK; from the coding sequence ATGGATATTCTGCAGGAGCGTAACGCAGACGGCGACCGGGACGACCTGGCCTATCTGGACGGCGAAGGCGTCGATCCGCAGCCTCCTTCGGCTATTTCGGAAGAACGGCGCATGCAGGTTCGCGCCTATAATTACTGGGCGTCCCTGCTGGGCGATCGCGCGCTGCCGTCGATCGAGGATCTTTCGCCGGACGAACTGGAGGATTTCGGTCCCTATGCCGTGCTGCTGGATTTCAGCGCCGGGATCGACAACCCCGCCATCGTCTATCTGGGAACGGCGCTTCGCGAGGAATGCGGTGTCGACGGCACCATCGCCTATATCGACGATGTTCCGGCCCGGTCGCTGCTGTCGCGGCTGACCGATCATTATCTCCAGATCATCGCCAATGCCGCGCCCATCGGGTTCGAGGCTGAGTTCGTCAACCAGCGCAATGCCGAGATCATGTATCGCGGCATCCTGATGCCCTTTTCTTCCGACGACGAGACGATTGATTTCGTGTTCGGCGTCATCAACTGGAAGGAAGTGGCGAGCCACGACATGATGCAGGCTCTGGAGGCGGAAGTGGGCGAAGCGCTGCGCACCGCGCCGATGCCGCATTCCGCCGTGCCGATCTGGGCGGATGGCCCGGCCGGGTCGATGATGGCCGACGGTGAGGAAGACTCGCTGGACGAACTCGATCTGTCCGGCATGGAGTGTCCGCAGGAGGATGCGTCGCTGGCCGACTGGCTGGCGCTGGCGCGAGAGGGTGCAGCGCGGGTGCGCATCTCGGAGGCGCGCAGCCATGCTGCGCTCTATCGCGCGGTCAGTCTCTCCTATGATTTCGCTCTGGTCGCACGGGCGCGCCCTGCCGACTATGCCGAGTTGCTGCACGATTATGGCGTCAAGGCGCAGGCCCGCAGCCCGATGACCGCGATCATCAAGCTGGTTTTCGGCGCCACTTACGACAAGACCCGCATCACCGAATATGCAACGGCGCTCGACCATGCGATGCGCCGCGATCTCGAAGTCGGAACGCTGGCGGAATATCTTGGCGCGTATAAGGGCGGGCTGAAGGCGCTTGTGTCGGAGGAGCGCGCTCTGCGCCGGTCGCATCAGACAGCGAAGCCGGATCGCGCCACGGTCGCGCGCCGCGCCATGCGCGCCGCTCCTCCGCTGGCCGCCGCTGCCATCGGCACCGATGAAGACGGGCTGGCCGTCGTCGTCGCCCGGCGCGAAGCGGACGGCAGCCTTTCCATCGTGGCGGCTCTGCCGGAAGGATCGGATCTTGGCCGGAAAGTCATGATCGCGTCGGCGAAATAG
- a CDS encoding DUF4198 domain-containing protein, with protein sequence MKTRHVIAGALAALMLAGTAQAHRQWMMPSATTLSGTDSWVTVDAAISNDLFYFEHFPMPTDNIVVTEPDGATGRIENAAKGRYRSTFDVHLTKPGTYRIASVTSGMIGSYMLNGKRERLPRGTTKSTLATAIPAGATDVQTAEMANRNEIFVTLGAPTTTLFKPTGEGIEMVPVTHPNDLVSGEAATFQFLLDGKPASGLKVTVIPGGIRYRDALGQMDLVADKNGKVAVNWPQPGLYWLNATLGGGREGGEGAPQPAGPPQRRASYITTLEVLAP encoded by the coding sequence ATGAAGACGAGACATGTGATCGCGGGCGCCCTGGCCGCCCTGATGCTGGCAGGCACCGCGCAGGCGCACCGGCAGTGGATGATGCCGTCCGCGACGACGCTGTCGGGAACGGATAGCTGGGTGACGGTGGACGCCGCCATATCCAACGATCTTTTCTATTTCGAACATTTCCCGATGCCGACCGACAATATCGTCGTGACCGAGCCGGACGGCGCGACGGGCCGGATCGAGAACGCCGCCAAAGGGCGCTACCGCTCCACGTTCGATGTGCACCTGACGAAGCCCGGCACCTATCGCATCGCCAGCGTGACCAGCGGCATGATCGGCAGCTACATGCTGAACGGCAAGCGCGAGCGGCTGCCGCGCGGCACCACGAAGTCGACGCTGGCGACTGCCATCCCTGCTGGCGCGACCGATGTGCAGACGGCGGAGATGGCCAACCGGAACGAGATTTTCGTGACGCTGGGCGCGCCGACCACAACCCTGTTCAAGCCGACCGGCGAAGGGATCGAAATGGTGCCGGTGACGCACCCCAACGATCTGGTCTCCGGCGAGGCGGCGACGTTCCAGTTTCTGCTCGACGGCAAGCCCGCTTCGGGCCTTAAAGTCACGGTGATCCCCGGCGGCATCCGCTATCGCGACGCTCTGGGGCAGATGGACCTTGTCGCCGACAAGAATGGCAAGGTCGCGGTCAACTGGCCGCAGCCGGGCCTCTATTGGCTGAACGCGACGCTGGGCGGTGGCCGTGAAGGTGGCGAGGGCGCGCCGCAGCCCGCCGGTCCGCCGCAGCGCCGGGCTTCCTACATCACGACGCTGGAAGTGCTCGCGCCCTGA
- a CDS encoding PepSY-associated TM helix domain-containing protein, whose protein sequence is MHGTTPLAQPRKKARAFWLKQLHSWHWISSAVSLVGLLLFAFTGITLNHAADVEGAPATVEKSTTLPASLRPLVAPDGKADEKKPLPAPVAEWIAKAVGQSGAGEAEWSADEVYLALPRPGGDGWVSIDRASGAVTSESTSRGWISYLNDLHKGRNTGTAWKWFIDIFAVACFLFALTGLLLLQLHAKKRPTTWPIVAAGLAIPAVLAIIFIH, encoded by the coding sequence ATGCACGGAACTACCCCCCTTGCGCAGCCCCGGAAAAAGGCCAGGGCTTTCTGGCTGAAGCAGCTCCATAGCTGGCACTGGATCAGCTCGGCGGTCAGCCTTGTCGGGCTGCTCCTGTTCGCGTTCACGGGCATCACCCTCAACCACGCCGCCGATGTGGAAGGCGCGCCTGCGACGGTGGAAAAGAGCACGACGCTGCCCGCCAGCCTGCGCCCGCTGGTCGCGCCGGACGGCAAGGCTGACGAGAAGAAGCCCCTGCCCGCGCCTGTCGCCGAATGGATCGCGAAAGCAGTGGGGCAGAGCGGCGCGGGCGAAGCCGAATGGTCCGCCGACGAAGTCTATCTCGCCCTGCCGCGTCCGGGCGGCGACGGCTGGGTCTCGATCGACCGGGCGAGCGGCGCCGTCACCAGCGAAAGCACGAGCCGGGGCTGGATCAGCTATCTCAACGATCTGCACAAGGGCCGGAACACCGGGACGGCGTGGAAATGGTTCATCGACATTTTTGCGGTCGCCTGCTTCCTCTTCGCGCTGACCGGACTGCTGCTGCTGCAACTTCATGCGAAGAAGCGGCCGACAACGTGGCCCATCGTCGCGGCCGGCCTCGCCATCCCGGCGGTCCTCGCCATCATCTTCATCCACTAA